TCTGAAGACGAGGTGGTCAATAGCCTGATTCGAGACGGTGATTTACGGCATCACCTATAACTACTAACGACACCGAAAACGATTACTTCATCTCGGCAACGAGCTTGTCGAGCGCCGCTTCGGATTCGGCGTTGAGCGAGGACTTCACCGTCACCACGGTTTCGGCGAGCGTCACGTTCTTGAACGTCGAGAGAATCTCGGTCATCTTCTTAGCGGCCATCGGAGCCCACGTGCCGTTTTCCACAATGCCCACCTTACGGTTGCTATAGTTCTTCGCCTTCAGGTGGTTCAGGAAATCTTCCATCACCGGGAAAAGGCCCGCATCGTACGTGGGAGCGGCGACCACCATGCGGTCGTAACGGAAGGCGTCTTCGATGACTTCGGCCATGTCGCTACGCGCAAGGTCAGAGACCACCACCTTCTCGACACCGGCGGCGGTCAACTTCTCGGCGAGCTTTTCAGCAGCCTTCTTGGTGTTGCCATAAATGGATGCGAACGCCACGAGCACGCCCTTGTCTTCGGGAGCGTAGCTGCTCCAGGTATTGTACTTGTCGATGTAGTAGCCGAGATTCTCGGCAAGCACCGGGCCGTGCAGCGGGCAAATCGTCTTGATGTCGAGCGCAGCGGCTTTCTTGAGTACGGACTGCACCTGGTTGCCATACTTGCCCACGATATTGAAGTAGTAGCGGCGGGCTTCGCAAGCCCAGTCATCCGAGTCGGCATCGTACACGCCGAACTTGCCGAACGCATCGGCAGAGAACAGCACCTTTTCGCTCTGTTCGTAGCTGAACAAAACTTCGGGCCAGTGCACCATCGGCGCACCGATAAACTGGAGCGTGTGGCTACCGAGCGCAAGTGTATCGCCTTCCTTTACAGTCTGCTTCTTGACCGATTCAGGGAGCGCCATGAACTGCGGCAAGAGAGCGAGCGCCTTCGCAGAAGCGACCAAAGTCGTCTCCGGGTACTTCGCCACGAAATCAGCAATGCCGCCGGCATGGTCCGGTTCCAGATGGTGGATCACCAGGTAATCCGGCTTGCGGCCAGCGAGAGCGGCTTCCAAGTTGGCGAGCCATTCGCCCACCTTGTGCGCATCGACCGTATCGGTCACGGCAATCTTCTCGTCAACAATTACATACGAATTGTAGGCCATGCCCTCGGGCACCACGTACTGGCCTTCGAACAGATCGATGTCCTTGTCATCGGCACCGATGTACTTGATATTCTCGCTAAAATTCTTCATGATTTTTCCTTTTTTACTTTTTTAAAGATAACTAATCCTTAACGCAACGAACAGAGAACCCGTAGTCCTTGTCGCGGCTGTCCAGGTCCGCAAGGCCGCGGCCGTAGTACAAGTACATGCGGAACGCGTAGTCGCTATCGTACTCAGAAGAACCCCAGAAGTACGCGCTGCTGCCCTCGCCGTAGAAATTCCCATCGTCGTACCTGCCGCCAGCAGGCAACGCCGAGAAGGAATAGGCGTCCGTACCGTTGCCGCTACCGTTCCAGCCGCTAGTGGACTTGAGCATCTTGCCCGCCGTCGATTGGCCCCCGACCGCGGTAAACAACGTATTCCATTCCGTCTGCGTAGGCAGGTGCCAGCCCTCGGGACAAACACCA
The sequence above is drawn from the Fibrobacter sp. genome and encodes:
- a CDS encoding FprA family A-type flavoprotein produces the protein MKNFSENIKYIGADDKDIDLFEGQYVVPEGMAYNSYVIVDEKIAVTDTVDAHKVGEWLANLEAALAGRKPDYLVIHHLEPDHAGGIADFVAKYPETTLVASAKALALLPQFMALPESVKKQTVKEGDTLALGSHTLQFIGAPMVHWPEVLFSYEQSEKVLFSADAFGKFGVYDADSDDWACEARRYYFNIVGKYGNQVQSVLKKAAALDIKTICPLHGPVLAENLGYYIDKYNTWSSYAPEDKGVLVAFASIYGNTKKAAEKLAEKLTAAGVEKVVVSDLARSDMAEVIEDAFRYDRMVVAAPTYDAGLFPVMEDFLNHLKAKNYSNRKVGIVENGTWAPMAAKKMTEILSTFKNVTLAETVVTVKSSLNAESEAALDKLVAEMK